A genomic stretch from Eubacterium sulci ATCC 35585 includes:
- a CDS encoding nitrous oxide-stimulated promoter → MSNNKLELKRKREQNMVNQMIRLYCKKNHKDQSTDGLCEECKALLEYSKKRSERCPFMETKTFCNNCTVHCYSPEMKEKIRNVMRFSGPRMLIYHPVTCIWHGITGIINKQNK, encoded by the coding sequence ATGAGTAATAATAAGCTTGAATTAAAAAGAAAAAGAGAGCAGAATATGGTCAATCAGATGATTCGGCTATATTGTAAGAAGAATCATAAGGATCAAAGTACAGATGGATTATGCGAGGAATGCAAGGCTTTACTTGAGTACTCCAAGAAGCGAAGCGAAAGATGTCCTTTTATGGAAACGAAAACCTTTTGTAATAACTGTACTGTGCATTGTTATTCACCTGAAATGAAGGAAAAGATTCGTAATGTCATGAGATTTAGCGGACCACGCATGCTTATTTATCATCCGGTTACATGTATATGGCATGGGATAACTGGAATAATAAACAAACAAAATAAATAA
- a CDS encoding metallo-beta-lactamase: MGTIYFFDKHVKKHLMKGTRAVNPSNSDVFSDGVSCIREEDVNLWFYTKAGMTIAFDSGHRNFPNVKREFEKIGINANDIEHVFITHVDVDHAGGIDKNGNNIFPNAQVYIGKDEEQYITGKMHRMTKLGFVKLSVGVSLKQGYILLSDKQVTDVNGIKVEAIHVPGHTLGHMCYLVDESILISGDCLAINKNGGYPFFDFFTQFPDMNKKSLVKLRETLKNKPVKAVCTGHSGYREYGQSTFAHIDETAVFDKKIHFDEYAPEDYTKY, from the coding sequence GTGGGAACCATATATTTCTTTGATAAGCATGTAAAGAAACACCTAATGAAGGGAACAAGAGCTGTAAATCCATCAAATTCAGATGTTTTTTCTGATGGTGTGTCATGTATAAGGGAAGAAGATGTTAACCTTTGGTTTTATACAAAGGCGGGGATGACTATTGCGTTTGATTCTGGTCACAGGAATTTTCCAAATGTTAAGAGGGAGTTTGAAAAGATAGGCATAAACGCAAATGATATTGAACATGTATTCATAACTCATGTTGATGTCGACCACGCTGGTGGTATTGACAAAAATGGAAATAACATATTCCCAAACGCTCAAGTATATATTGGCAAGGATGAAGAACAGTATATTACTGGTAAGATGCACAGAATGACAAAGCTAGGCTTCGTAAAGCTTAGTGTTGGAGTGAGTCTAAAACAAGGCTACATTTTACTTTCAGATAAGCAAGTTACCGATGTGAATGGAATAAAGGTTGAAGCTATTCACGTGCCAGGTCACACTTTAGGTCATATGTGCTACCTTGTAGATGAAAGCATTTTGATTAGTGGAGACTGCCTTGCTATTAATAAAAATGGGGGATATCCTTTCTTTGATTTCTTTACTCAGTTTCCAGATATGAATAAGAAATCTTTGGTAAAGCTTAGAGAGACTCTTAAAAATAAGCCTGTTAAAGCTGTGTGCACAGGACATAGTGGATATAGGGAATATGGGCAAAGCACGTTTGCACATATAGATGAAACGGCTGTTTTTGATAAGAAAATCCATTTTGATGAGTATGCACCCGAGGATTACACTAAGTACTAG
- a CDS encoding alpha/beta hydrolase, protein MKALDLNSENKRTVLFIHPMLSSAEGMKVQLADNLGSDLRYIIPDLSAHGKSIDKTYHTSKEEAEEIYKYLKSHGIKELELAYGASLGGVILLQLLRYKDLKIKKVIFEGCSLWQNSWIQEFFIKKVFIKKHRKAVENRELAVKKMTKLYGEKASVMADTFIAMNEESILNIIHDCAFVELPVLTEAEQRKCLFTYGSKEFDLKSAKKFLPKNYPHAILKLWDGYGHCTKITRDNAAYCDFIRKEIDS, encoded by the coding sequence ATGAAGGCTCTCGATCTAAATTCAGAAAACAAAAGGACGGTTTTATTTATTCATCCTATGCTATCTTCAGCAGAGGGAATGAAAGTTCAACTAGCAGATAACTTAGGTAGTGATTTGAGATATATAATTCCAGATCTTTCAGCTCACGGTAAGTCGATAGATAAAACATACCATACATCTAAAGAGGAAGCTGAAGAAATTTACAAATATTTAAAATCACATGGAATAAAAGAACTCGAACTTGCGTACGGAGCATCTCTAGGAGGCGTAATACTCTTGCAACTACTTAGATACAAAGATCTTAAGATTAAAAAAGTAATATTTGAGGGATGCAGCCTCTGGCAAAATTCATGGATTCAGGAGTTTTTTATAAAAAAGGTGTTTATAAAAAAACATAGAAAGGCAGTTGAAAATAGAGAGCTTGCAGTAAAAAAGATGACGAAGCTATACGGTGAAAAAGCATCGGTTATGGCAGATACATTCATTGCAATGAATGAAGAAAGTATTTTAAATATAATTCATGACTGTGCATTTGTTGAACTTCCAGTTTTGACAGAAGCAGAACAGAGAAAGTGCCTCTTCACATATGGATCAAAAGAGTTTGATTTAAAGAGTGCAAAGAAATTCCTACCGAAGAACTATCCACATGCCATTTTAAAATTATGGGATGGATATGGACACTGCACCAAGATTACTAGGGATAACGCAGCATATTGCGATTTTATAAGAAAGGAAATTGATTCTTAG
- a CDS encoding glycine/betaine ABC transporter permease, which yields MNNLIFTFQDRFGEWLKALGQHLQLSLLTLLIAILLTIPLAIYLNTHKRASKWVLQVAGIFQTVPSMALLGLFIPLMGIGTMPALSALVIYAIFPILENTITALNGIDPSLEEAGVAFGMNKWERLKTFELPLAMPVIVSGIRTATVMIIGTATLAALVGAGGLGSFILLGIDRRNASLILIGAISSAVLAIVFNIVLKWMEKAKLRVVFLAFSLMFLGVGASYVPRLIPKQEKAHIVIAGKLGPEPEILMNMYKILIEENSDISVDIKPNFGKTDFLYQALKKGDIDIYPEFTGTITGSLLKPAPKLSNDSKKVFEAARDGIKKQDNLVLLKPMAYQNTYAIAVPENIAKEYGFETISDLKKVEDKLKAGFTLEFNDRDDGNRGLKSVYGLNLNVATMEPALRYSAIQSGDIQIMEVYSTDPEITKYKLKILKDDKHLFPPYQGAPLMKAELLKKYPELEKILNKLSGKITEEQMSKMNYAVGIEGKSAETVARDFLKQHGFISE from the coding sequence ATGAATAATTTGATTTTTACATTTCAAGATAGATTTGGGGAATGGCTCAAGGCACTTGGACAGCATCTTCAGCTATCACTTTTGACGCTACTTATCGCCATACTTTTGACAATTCCGCTAGCGATTTATCTTAACACGCATAAACGGGCATCAAAATGGGTACTTCAGGTAGCTGGAATCTTTCAAACAGTACCATCAATGGCACTTCTTGGTCTCTTCATTCCGCTTATGGGAATTGGAACCATGCCTGCACTATCTGCTCTTGTAATATATGCGATATTTCCGATATTGGAAAACACTATTACAGCACTTAATGGCATTGACCCAAGTCTTGAAGAGGCAGGCGTTGCTTTTGGAATGAATAAATGGGAGAGACTTAAGACCTTTGAACTTCCTCTTGCTATGCCAGTTATTGTATCAGGAATTAGAACAGCAACTGTTATGATAATCGGTACAGCAACCTTAGCTGCACTAGTGGGAGCAGGAGGACTAGGTTCATTCATTTTGCTAGGTATAGACAGGAGAAATGCTAGTTTGATTTTAATAGGGGCCATATCTTCAGCAGTGCTCGCTATAGTATTTAATATAGTGCTTAAATGGATGGAAAAGGCAAAGCTACGCGTTGTATTTCTTGCATTTTCTTTGATGTTCCTAGGAGTGGGTGCATCTTATGTTCCAAGGCTCATTCCAAAGCAAGAGAAAGCTCATATTGTCATTGCAGGAAAGCTAGGACCAGAGCCTGAGATTTTGATGAATATGTATAAGATACTTATCGAGGAAAACAGCGATATATCTGTAGATATTAAACCGAACTTCGGTAAGACGGATTTTCTCTATCAGGCGCTCAAAAAAGGAGATATAGACATATATCCTGAATTTACTGGTACTATTACAGGTAGCTTGTTAAAACCAGCTCCAAAGCTCAGTAATGACTCTAAAAAGGTATTTGAAGCGGCAAGAGATGGAATAAAAAAGCAGGATAATCTAGTTTTGCTTAAGCCGATGGCATATCAAAACACATATGCTATCGCTGTCCCAGAAAATATTGCAAAGGAATATGGCTTTGAAACAATATCGGATCTTAAGAAAGTCGAGGATAAGCTCAAAGCTGGATTTACTTTAGAATTTAATGATAGAGACGATGGAAACAGAGGACTGAAGTCAGTGTATGGCCTTAATCTAAATGTTGCAACTATGGAGCCTGCACTTCGCTACAGTGCTATACAGTCAGGCGATATACAGATTATGGAGGTTTATTCAACAGATCCAGAAATTACAAAATATAAGCTTAAGATTTTAAAGGATGATAAGCATTTATTCCCACCTTACCAAGGAGCACCGCTTATGAAGGCTGAGCTTCTCAAGAAGTATCCAGAGCTTGAGAAAATACTAAACAAGCTTTCAGGTAAGATTACAGAAGAACAGATGAGTAAGATGAACTATGCGGTAGGAATAGAAGGAAAATCTGCAGAAACTGTAGCTAGAGATTTTCTTAAACAGCATGGATTTATAAGTGAATAA
- a CDS encoding glycine/betaine ABC transporter ATP-binding protein: MIEYKHVALRYGEKSVLEDVNLKIKDGEFMVLVGPSGSGKTTMLKMINRLLEPTDGNIYMDDKRIKDYNQRDLRLSTGYVLQQIALFPNLTVAENIAIIPEMKGWSKDKIKQNTAELLEMVGLPAKEYAGRLPSMLSGGEQQRVGIVRAIIGEPRILLMDEPFSALDAISRKQLQVLTKKLHNEFGVTIIFVTHDTDEALLLADRIAVLQNGQICQIDKPNAILENPANDFVANLFGGVKHE; the protein is encoded by the coding sequence ATGATTGAATATAAACATGTAGCACTGCGCTATGGAGAAAAATCAGTTCTAGAAGATGTAAATCTAAAAATAAAGGATGGCGAGTTCATGGTTCTAGTTGGCCCTTCGGGTTCTGGTAAGACGACTATGCTTAAGATGATAAATCGCTTACTTGAGCCGACAGATGGGAACATATACATGGATGATAAGCGCATCAAAGACTATAACCAGAGAGACTTACGTCTATCCACAGGCTATGTACTTCAGCAGATAGCTCTTTTTCCAAACCTTACAGTTGCAGAAAATATCGCAATAATCCCGGAGATGAAGGGATGGAGTAAGGATAAAATCAAACAAAATACGGCTGAACTATTAGAAATGGTGGGACTTCCTGCAAAAGAATATGCAGGCCGTTTACCAAGCATGCTTTCAGGAGGAGAGCAACAGAGAGTTGGAATAGTAAGGGCTATAATCGGCGAGCCGAGAATTTTACTTATGGATGAACCATTTTCAGCGCTTGACGCAATATCGCGAAAGCAGCTTCAGGTTTTGACAAAAAAACTGCACAATGAGTTTGGTGTTACGATTATATTCGTGACTCACGATACGGATGAAGCATTGCTTCTTGCAGATAGAATTGCAGTACTTCAGAACGGGCAGATTTGTCAAATTGATAAGCCAAATGCGATTTTAGAAAATCCTGCGAATGATTTTGTTGCAAATTTATTTGGAGGTGTAAAACATGAATAA
- a CDS encoding macro domain protein, which yields MREFNKQNDRLNYLLEAFKDDSKSYKDINVPSGVQEKVRMIRSLMNIRMPGKMPDAIIKVQDEYLKECAKKKGIVEVSDIEIIKENISIWQGDITRLKLDAIVNAANSQMLGCFIPMHTCIDNQIHTFAGVQLRDECNRKMNELRKIYGRNYEQPTAIPMLTDAYNLPAKKVIHIVGPIVDSRLTSKKEEELSLCYENILNMCQANDLRSVAFCCISTGVFHFPNRKAAEIATATVQKWNTEHPGAMDRIVFNVFKDEDRGYYEEFLR from the coding sequence ATGAGAGAATTTAATAAACAAAATGACAGGCTCAACTATCTTCTAGAGGCTTTTAAGGACGATTCAAAGAGTTATAAAGATATAAATGTACCAAGTGGTGTGCAAGAAAAAGTACGTATGATACGATCTTTGATGAATATTCGTATGCCAGGGAAAATGCCAGATGCGATAATCAAAGTTCAAGATGAGTATCTCAAGGAGTGTGCTAAGAAAAAAGGTATTGTTGAAGTATCTGATATTGAAATAATAAAGGAAAATATCTCAATATGGCAGGGGGATATAACAAGGCTAAAATTAGATGCCATAGTTAATGCGGCAAACTCTCAGATGCTTGGTTGCTTTATACCTATGCATACTTGTATTGATAACCAGATACATACCTTTGCAGGGGTACAGCTTAGGGATGAGTGTAATCGTAAGATGAATGAGCTTAGAAAAATATATGGAAGAAATTACGAGCAGCCTACTGCAATTCCAATGCTGACAGATGCATATAATCTTCCTGCAAAGAAAGTAATACATATAGTAGGTCCTATTGTTGATTCTAGACTTACATCAAAGAAAGAAGAAGAGCTTTCTTTATGTTATGAGAATATACTTAATATGTGTCAAGCAAATGACCTAAGAAGCGTAGCCTTTTGCTGCATTTCAACAGGAGTTTTTCATTTTCCAAATAGGAAAGCAGCAGAAATTGCAACAGCAACTGTACAAAAATGGAATACAGAGCATCCTGGTGCGATGGATAGAATAGTATTTAATGTATTTAAGGATGAGGATAGGGGGTACTATGAGGAGTTTCTACGATAA